The nucleotide sequence TCAGGGCCAAGCCATATTGCCACAGATTCAGCATTCGAGTAGATGTCGGGCATGAGCTGGACCTGCTGGGCTCGCTCATCTCGATTCTGCTGGTCGATAGAGAGGGCATCCACCCACACCAGTACTGACTCTACCCTTTGACGGAGCGCTTGAAAGGCACCATGGAGGCTGGCAGAGACGGAGATAGGATACCCTTCGATCTCAATCATACGCGTATCCCTTGGGTCTCCCCACGCGTACGACACGGCGATATATAGAGGAGGATCCTCAAGAGACACGTGGACGATTTCGCACTTGATCGTCGTCATTCTTTCCGGGTAGATCCTGATCAGTCTGATGGACTGCTCCTCAAGTGGTCGGTACTGATACGCCTTGTCGCCAAGAAACGACGATCCGGATACATTAGACCAGGACCGTCCCGCCCAGTCGCTGTAAGCCGGAGTTAGACTCGGCCTAGAGGAATTGGGAGTTCTCTCGCTCTTTGAACGTTGCAGCTGCGTAGAAGGAATTCCAAGAGGGGAGACATTCCGGACGTTGGTGGGAGGAGAAAGCAGCTCTTGGTCGCTGTTTGGATTTGACACCTCTGGCGTGATCGGTCGAGACTTTCGGGTCGTTGAAGATCTCTTCCGACCAAatggtggtggtgactgGGGAGGCGGCACCATAGGACCATGTGTTGGAATGCCCTCCGGCGCGGACAGCCTGCGGTCCTCTTTAGGCCGCTTCTCCCAACGCCAACTagatcgaggaggagaaggaactCGAGCGTTCCTACTGGTACTGGTTGCTGGTTCCTCCACACGGCGGCCTTTGTGGATAGATTGAATGTATACGGGAGGGTCACCGGAAGGAGCTCGCTCGCGGCGTACTGGTGGGGGCGAAGGGGTCTGGGGAGTTGTAGATATGTGCCTAGGATGTCTATCTCCTTTCATAGTATATCTGTCATCATCGGAATAGTATTCACCTCTTCCAGGAGGGTATGGGGGTGGAACCGGGAGGAACTCGGGCCCTGAAGGCGTGGGGCGGAGGTGGATGCGGCCATATCTTGGCTCGCCCATGATGGTTGAGAGGTGTTTGTGATGATGTGTACTGGTGCTTTTTGTCTCTGACTGGAAAAATATGCTTCGCTTGGTCCAACATGCGAATCCTAGACCTAAAGGTAATGATAAGATGCAGTTGAAGAAATTCCTAATCGGAGCCTGATTTCACCCCAGCCTGTCAGCAAAAGGGCTGAGGGACATCTAGAGATAGGCCAGGGTCAGAGCGGCAAAATACCGGAGTCCGGGCCGGAACAAACAGAGCCCGGTTTATCTCCATGGGGGTTGAAAATGTCAATGGAGACTGAGGCTGATTTTGGAGTTGGCATAAACCTccaaggcggccaaggcAGAAAGATCAGACCAACCAACTTGAGGCAGGGCAGACACACTCGATTTTGGACTTGACCAAATCTGCCTCCTTTCCTTTCTGGATCTAGGAGTCAATACTGGGCTTCTTGCGGAAGACCCGTTATCGAGCTGGCTGGCTCATCAATGCGGGGGTGTCCTGGCGGCTAGGCCCGCTCTCATGGATCACGCCACTCCTCATTGAAGCGGGGTTGACAAGGGAGACAGCCCTACAGGCTCAATAAGTTGGCAAGGATACGATGAAGTTACACCTACGGGAATTTAATTATGGTAAGAAGCGAGACCACAGGTCAAAGGCCAGGCCCCTTAACTGTCGCAAGCCCAATGAGCCAAGTCTGTCTCCTCAGGATCTCATTTGCTTAACTCTTATTACGATTTATTCATCAGTATTATAGGATATTCGTTTCTCCTTAGTATATATGCTAATAGTGTATCATTCCATTATCACACCCGCCCTGCTCGGGGTTCATCGGGAAATACCCATCCCCAAGGAAACTATTCCAAAACATCATGGCCGCGGCATCATCCGGGGCACTTTGAAACAAATCGTTGAATGGGGTCGATGGATCCTGGAATGAAGGAACCTCCATGTTGTGAAGAGCGGGGTCAATAGCAAATACTTGATGATCTGGTGCCGGTGGTCTCGAGATTGCGGGAGGGGTTATGGATCGCTCGTGTCTTGACTCATCAACTTGGAGGTTCATCAAGGGTTCAATGATTTCATCCTGTCCCATGTGTAGCCGCGAGAAACTCTCCCCACATCGACTCAACAGCCTCTGAAGCACAGCATGAAATGTAGCTGGAACACGGAACCGCGATCCATCAGCTGCAGTCGCAAGGCATGCGAGTATGCGACGAAGCATGTCAATCGCAGACATGTGATCCCCCTTTGACATATATCCCACCTCAGAAGAGGGTCTGTTAAACACCTCCagcttgatgatgacaacGACCGCGTACATCATCCTCGTGAAGACGATCACCGGCACTTGCCGTAGACCGTCGCCCGCGAGTCGGAGGAACATGTTGATCAGGTTGTGCGCAATATCTAAGCACTCTATCCGTGCGTCGACAAACTGCGGCGAGTCTCGTGTAAAGACGTCTGTGGAGGGCAACGTGTGGATGGCGTACGGCGGTCGAAAGTCTTGGAGTTCGTGGTTATCGTAGAGACCGGGTTCACAAAAGTTGAGGAGAATCATGTAGTGGTGTATTTCAAGGGTTTCTGTGCCTATTAGCAGAAAGTTGAAGAGTGAGTAACCCATCTTACCGGTCATGATGTCGTCGGGTAGGTTTTGTCTCCATTCCTTGACTCGCTCGAAGCCTCCCTTGAGAATCAGGCGAGTGCGTGAGTCTGAAAAGTTGATCGATGAGCCCTCGTCTAATCCAACCATGGTGAGACTCTCTTCGGCCAGTCTCTGAAGACGGATCCATGCTGCGAGGCGACGATCGCCAATGTGTGCAATTGACCGAGGATCCAGGATGTTTGTACAGTCCCTCACCCAGGAACCCCAGCGAAGGGTGTTTGGTCGACGAAACGCCATTGCAATACTAAAAAAGACCGATCAGTCTTCAAACCATCCGTGGCTGGTGATCAAGCCGTACCTTGAGCAAAGTAGGTAGCAAGCAGAGAAGGTTCTTGCTGCCTCGAGATACTCCCCAGTCTGCGCAGCCTCACTGTCAGAGGACGGAATCTGATACCGCTTGTCATTCGAAGACCGTAAGTCAATCACCATGGTCGCCGCAATATTGACAAACTGGCCAAAATTGAGGTCTTGGAACCTGTCCGGGGGATGACTCCAAGTCGCGAGAACCAATGCCGCCTGGATGAGATCGAGCGACTTCCGACCAAAGATCATGGCCTGCTCCATTACATATCTCTCCGCATCTTGGAACAAAGATTTCCAGAGGCTCGGTTTAAAACTGCTTGAAGCCGTTGCCAGCACCGCCCGGAAGAGCGCTGGGCGATGCCGCTGTAAAGCGCGCCAAGAGAGGGGAACCGGAGGTAGAATCAGGGGATACCGCGGCAAAAGCTCAGTGCAGAATTGAACACACAGTTCTTCGGCTAGGGATTCTTCGATAACTCCCCGAGCCACGGGATCCTCCTTGGCGGGCAGCTGGTCAGGGATCTCGCGGGAAACAGGGCGTCCTGGGGATGGGGCCGGGATTCGACTGGGAGCCAGCAATTGTTCATTGGCGCTTGCCGGAGTCGTCGAAGCTTCCGACGTCGAAGGGGTCCAAAGTTCCGCTCTCTGCTCTCTCGCAACAGATCGCTgaacctcctcgagcttctgcTCAAGCTCGCGAATCCTCGTCTCATTGCGTCTTCGTCTCCTCTTTGTCGCGGGAGCGTGGAACACACAGTCGAGGTCCAGCTTGGTGCATCGAGTGCATCTTTTCGACACGAGGTCCGTCTCGGAGGGATCTGTAATGCACTTAATCTTCCTCCTCCTACACCCCTGGCATATGCATTAGCTGACGACTCTCACTGCAGGGAGACGGGAGTACCTCGCAGGTGCGGTTAAGGCGTGTCTCCACCGCGCTCTCTCCTGAAGGGCTCATGGTATGTACTTGGCTTTTGTTATGAGGGGGACAAGAAAATGCGGTAGCGGCCAAGGAATCAGGGCCGCTCTCGACGTCCCAAACACGCTTTTTCAGAACGGAGCGCGGCCTTTAATAACGAGCCGCCCACCGATGCTAATTTACGCCACGGCAGACTAACCGCAAAGATTACTAAGTATGGTAACCTTAAAAAAAGCTAGTGGATACGTCGATCAATCTCTTTAGTGCTGACCACTTAGGACGCGCAACATGATCAGTGTCCTCGCGATAATGGACGTCATCAGGATGAGGCTGAGCCCTAAGTTGGACTTGCTTTTTATGCTGGAGAGGACGTTGGTAATCTGATGAATAGTTTGTCATCATAAATGCACGGAAAAAGGGACGAGACAACTACCGCTCGTAAGATGGACGAGTCGAGACCAGACGTGATGCAACGTAAATTCGTCAACCCCAGAAATAGAATCAAGAGTTGCTTGTATATAAGATGTTCTGGAAGAATGTCAATCAGTACCTCAATCGACACCGATCAGCATCTTGTACCTTGTATCCGCTCTCTTTGTccctcaacttcaacaatGGCTGTCAGGCAGCTCCTGACAACTCTCCTAGGCCTTGTCTCTGCGGTGAGCGCAACTGCCTTACCCAAAGCATCATGCTCTCCTCAAGATCTCCTCAACGAAGCTCTTGAGGCACTTGGAGGCGAAGACAAGATTGGAGAAATCAAGGGGTTGACCTACCACTCCCCACGGCACGCCACTCATCCCTGAAACCACCGACCCTTACACTAACTATTTAGAATATTCCGCTCCCGCAGCCTTATGCAGAGCTACGAGCTCACGAGAGCCGACACCTACGTCGCAACGTCCGGCTCGCAGAACATCTCCTTTAGAGTGGACCAGGGGTTCCTGGAGCAGCGGATCGACCGCCGTCTTGTTCCCTCGAGTAAGTCCGGCACTTTCTCAATCTCAACTATACGCTAACGGTTCTAGACCATTGGTATTGGGGATCACAGGAGCTCAAGCCTCTTGAATTTTCCCTGGTTGTGaacgagggcaaggatgggTTTGCTTGCTATGTCAAGGGAAACAACCAGATTTACCTCCCTCAGGAGCTTGCCCCTGGTTACACTGACTGTATGGCTCTTCCTTCTAGTCGTTTGCATTATGGCTAACTATCAAAGCTGCCCTGACCTACAACCTTGTCGTGCAGGCTCAGATGTTCTCGCCTCATCTGATCTATCGTGTAAGTTTTACTGCATTCCAGTCGAATGGGCCGCTAACCCCTTGCAGATGAGGGATACCAAGTCGATTTCAGCCATCGCGGTTGATATCAACGGAATCGAGTTCCCAGCTGGTAGGAAAATGCCATACTCCAATATCGGCAACACTAACAATCAACAGTCCATGATCCCAGCCGCGAGATCACAGTCATCCTTGaccccaagtccaaggttCCCTACATCATCCGCACAGCTGAGCAGCACCCCATCTATGGGGAGTCCACCAAGGACCTCTACCTCTCCGACTacaagaaggtcaagggcaTTCAGTTCCCCCACCTCGTGCAGACCATCTACAACTCGACCACCCAGAACCTCAACCAGGTGCTCGAAGACTTTATCATTGAAGAGGTCATCCTCAACCCCAAATTTCCGAAGGGTTTCTTTGACGGCATCGATGAAGGGAAGAGCTTTGCCCCCAAGGCTGGACCAAAGAAGATTCCCGGTGTTCTGGATGGAGTTGTTACCgagttcaacaccaacatgCTCGGAACCGCCTTCAAGAACGCCAGCATTGAgaacctcaaggtcgagaccCCGCTCAAGGATCTTCCCTACGTTCACTGGGTCAttgtcgacgatggcgatgagatggGTGTCAAGCAATTGGTCATCGAGTTTGAGAACGAGGTTATTGTGTGCGATGCACCCCCTCAGTGGAGCAAGGCTGTGATGCAGTGGGTTGCTGAGAACCTGAAGAAACCCATCACTCACGTCGCGGTAAGCTATAGCACTGTTTACTACTACGGGACAGCCCATTGACATGATCTAGCCCACTCACCACCACGGTGATCACGCCGGAGGAACCGCCGATTACGTTGCTGCTGGCGCCAAGCTCATCGTGCCCGAGATGGCCGTCGACTACTGGTCCAGCATCCCTGGTGCTACTTTCGTCACCTTCAAGTGAGTGAGAGGCCACTCAACAAGGAGCCACAACTAATGCGACATAGCCAAACCCACCCCTATGTCCACCGTGACAACAAGATCCAGGCATGGTTCAACTGGGAGCAGCAGGCCGTTCATGCCG is from Fusarium keratoplasticum isolate Fu6.1 chromosome 11, whole genome shotgun sequence and encodes:
- a CDS encoding Zn(2)-C6 fungal-type domain-containing protein; the protein is MSPSGESAVETRLNRTCEGCRRRKIKCITDPSETDLVSKRCTRCTKLDLDCVFHAPATKRRRRRNETRIRELEQKLEEVQRSVAREQRAELWTPSTSEASTTPASANEQLLAPSRIPAPSPGRPVSREIPDQLPAKEDPVARGVIEESLAEELCVQFCTELLPRYPLILPPVPLSWRALQRHRPALFRAVLATASSSFKPSLWKSLFQDAERYVMEQAMIFGRKSLDLIQAALVLATWSHPPDRFQDLNFGQFVNIAATMVIDLRSSNDKRYQIPSSDSEAAQTGEYLEAARTFSACYLLCSSIAMAFRRPNTLRWGSWVRDCTNILDPRSIAHIGDRRLAAWIRLQRLAEESLTMVGLDEGSSINFSDSRTRLILKGGFERVKEWRQNLPDDIMTETLEIHHYMILLNFCEPGLYDNHELQDFRPPYAIHTLPSTDVFTRDSPQFVDARIECLDIAHNLINMFLRLAGDGLRQVPVIVFTRMMYAVVVIIKLEVFNRPSSEVGYMSKGDHMSAIDMLRRILACLATAADGSRFRVPATFHAVLQRLLSRCGESFSRLHMGQDEIIEPLMNLQVDESRHERSITPPAISRPPAPDHQVFAIDPALHNMEVPSFQDPSTPFNDLFQSAPDDAAAMMFWNSFLGDGYFPMNPEQGGCDNGMIHY
- a CDS encoding Lactamase-B domain-containing protein, with translation MAVRQLLTTLLGLVSAVSATALPKASCSPQDLLNEALEALGGEDKIGEIKGLTYHSPRIFRSRSLMQSYELTRADTYVATSGSQNISFRVDQGFLEQRIDRRLVPSNHWYWGSQELKPLEFSLVVNEGKDGFACYVKGNNQIYLPQELAPGYTDSALTYNLVVQAQMFSPHLIYRMRDTKSISAIAVDINGIEFPAVHDPSREITVILDPKSKVPYIIRTAEQHPIYGESTKDLYLSDYKKVKGIQFPHLVQTIYNSTTQNLNQVLEDFIIEEVILNPKFPKGFFDGIDEGKSFAPKAGPKKIPGVLDGVVTEFNTNMLGTAFKNASIENLKVETPLKDLPYVHWVIVDDGDEMGVKQLVIEFENEVIVCDAPPQWSKAVMQWVAENLKKPITHVAPTHHHGDHAGGTADYVAAGAKLIVPEMAVDYWSSIPGATFVTFNQTHPYVHRDNKIQAWFNWEQQAVHAADWSYVTITERCPTANSTIVAFEADAWEAGLDAEISNQGLMRQWLNQILADGLSRDAIVFPAHGKVTPLSELINITAFPYPDFDVTHWKQGAALC